One Rhizoctonia solani chromosome 1, complete sequence DNA window includes the following coding sequences:
- a CDS encoding Metallopeptidase family M24 produces MRHRPYILRFASTAPTSDDTVDDENLAEKIKVFGTYIPVLSENPLQQGTSHILRRTVPPHITRPAYAHPNYRAHKPPPYRGDGLIELGTDDESRARRAGALAAMALQKAQSLVKPGVTSEEIDNEIHDFIVSHGAYPSPLNYPSPEGSYPKSTCTSINNCIIHGIPDTRALEDGDLLNIDITVYLDGFHGDTSNTFLVGDVASITQLSSKRCFNLTPLQDQQGQYLTRLAGQALDAGISICRPGAYFKDIGNVIQNVVRQAEEKTGDPYVVSPHFTGHGIGRDFHRPPWIVHTVNEEPGIMKPGHCFTIEPAIIQGKDPDWWILPDGWTILSESYARAAQAEHTILITETGADILTNRETAKATFDKYKP; encoded by the exons ATGCGCCATAGACCATATATCCTCCGGTTTGCATCCACGGCACCTACATCGGACGATACTGTGGATGATGAGAATCTCGCCGAGAAAATCAAAGTCTTTGGTACCTATATCCCTGTACTATCCGAGAACCCTTTGCAGCAGGGTACCTCGCACATCCTACGGAGGACTGTCCCACCACACATCACCCGCCCTGCATATGCACACCCAAACTATAGAGCCCACAAACCTCCGCCATATCGCGGGGACGGTCTAATAGAGCTTGGTACGGACGATGAGTCGAGAGCCAGGAGGGCAGGCGCTTTGGCTGCCATGGCCTTGCAAAAAGCTCAATCCCTTGTGAAA CCCGGGGTCACATCAGAAGAAATAGACAATGAAATCCATGATTTTATAGTGTCACATGGCGCATACCCTTCACCACTTAACTAT CCATCGCCCGAAGGATCGTATCCCAAAAGCACATGCACCAGTATTAACAACTGCATAATACATGGTATTCCTGATAC CCGGGCGCTAGAAGATGGCGATCTCCTTAACATTGATATCACAGTATATCTCGATGGGTTTCATGGGGATACATCAAATACATTTCTAGTTGGGGATGTGGCGAGTATCACCCAATTATCCTCGAAACGATGTTTTAATCTGACGCCTCTTCAGGACCAACAAGGACAGTACCTGACCCGACTTGCCGGACAGGCCCTCGACGCTGGAATCTCAATCTGCCGGCCAGGTGCATATTTTAAAGATATAGGGAATGTGATACAGAATGTTGTCAGACAAGCTGAAGAAAAAACCGGCGACCCCTACGTCGTTTCCCCGCATTTTACTGGTCATGGTATTGGTAGAGACTTTCATAGGCCACCGTGGATTGTCCATACAG TGAATGAAGAACCTGGAATAATGAAACCTGGTCACTGCTTCACTATTGAG CCTGCTATCATCCAAGGCAAGGACCCTGACTGGTGGATACTCCCTGATGGGTGGACCATATTATCGGAAAG CTATGCTAGAGCAGCGCAG GCTGAGCACACGATTCTCATTACAGAAACTGGGGCTGACATTCTAACAAATAGAGAAACAGCGAAAGCGACATTCGATAAATATAAACCATGA
- a CDS encoding ubiquitin carboxyl-terminal hydrolase, which produces MSILSQVRDVVSDLEPHTVALLSILAVGPPLFLSLVSTFFGLQLGSMILDYIGLGWLWGDGESRIDRKGSGRRNKGIRRRADLTQDSQSTLVSKGCYPGLVNISGTYCFFNSTVQAFASLSSLQPQIEEIYKNAEDWDVSTPVLDALRKVLIDLNTPHRRPSSFRPSEVIKALSGSDSGKRSALFSSREHQDAQELFQLLSSVVRDEAGTVLQERLRERGLGGLATAGTLQTSDSDVSTRSVFDGLMAQRRSCVDCGYTEAVRHFAFDNVSLSVPPLSGTSLFQCLQDYTRLEILEDCLCSMCSMKATHKRLLGEIERQRTNAANAAMPGEKPKATTSRKKREKETRKLEELARKAIMDRKVEDEIKGLKMEKVYSKHSTKQVMIARLPPVLALHLQRSAFFGRAIKNPCRVTFPEYLDLAPFTTSGQLSTSPTMPISQPTTPVVTPIDGRPFIFPNSGLTNGATHLGPNSQLFPPKSPIGGGCTIMYRLAAVVCHYGAHSYGHYVTFRRVPGDRWIRASDADVAEVSLREVLSETVGTFMLYYERVEDEKTEPSAEPNGTYEGQHPIGLGSTHTTSMVLPVGSNEDQTYRTPRPTIRPRVLRSVSIMSNSRSTTRANSTAPDILEVDEPPTTRPRTDTPQRPQTSSQSQPLRVQKSPPVSPRRQRRDYSPQPLTHAQVPVALSS; this is translated from the exons ATGAGTATTTTATCACAAGTCCGGGACGTGGTTAGCGACCTCGAGCCACACACAGTCGCGCTTCTCTCTATCCTTGCTGTGGGCCCACCCTTGTTTCTGTCACTCGTATCCACGTTTTTTGGTCTACAGCTGGGATCTATGATTTTAGATTATATTGGTTTGGGTTGGCTGTGGGGAGATGGTGAATCCAGAATCGATAGAAAGGGTTCGGGAAGGAGGAATAAAGGTATAAGGCGAAGGGCTGACTTGACCCAAGATTCCCAGTCAACATTAG TATCCAAAGGTTGCTATCCCGGATTGGTTAACATATCAGGGACATATTGCTTTTTCAATTCGACAGTGCAG GCGTTTGCATCTCTGAGCTCACTGCAGCCTCAAATTGAAGAGATTTATAAGAATGCAGAGGATTGGGATGTATCGACCCCAGTGTTGGATGCACTCCGCAAGGTGCTTATAG ACCTTAATACACCTCATCGTCGGCCCTCGTCGTTTAGACCTTCCGAGGTCATCAAAGCATTATCTGGGTCAGACTCGGGAAAACGTAGTGCATTATTCTCATCCCGTGAACACCAGGATGCACAGGAGCTATTTCAGCTATTGTCCAGCGTCGTTCGAGATGAAGCCGGGACGGTTTTGCAAGAGCGATTGCGTGAGAGGGGCCTAGGCGGGTTGGCGACAGCGGGGACACTTCAGACTTCAGACTCAGATGTCTCGACCCGGAGTGTATTTGACGGGCTTATGGCACAGCGCAGGAGTTGCGTTGATTGTGGATACACGGAGGCTGTCAGACATTTTGCGTTCGATAACGTCTCTCTATCCGTTCCCCCCTTG TCCGGGACTTCACTGTTCCAGTGCTTGCAAGACTACACTCGACTCGAAATCCTCGAAGATTGCTTGTGTAGTATGTGCTCCATGAAAGCAACACACAAACGATTGTTGGGAGAAATTGAGCGACAACGTACCAATGCGGCGAATGCGGCGATGCCGGGGGAGAAACCTAAAGCGACAACCTCACGAAAGAAACGAGAAAAAGAAACCCGCAAACTAGAAGAATTGGCTAGAAAGGCAATCATGGACCGAAAGGTCGAAGACGAAATCAAGGGCCTCAAGATGGAAAAGGTGTACAGTAAACACTCAACTAAACAGGTCATGATTGCTAGG CTGCCACCGGTATTAGCTCTTCATCTTCAGCGTTCCGCATTCTTTGGTCGAGCAATAAAAAATCCCTGTCGAGTTACCTTTCCGGAGTACCTCGATCTAGCTCCCTTTACGACATCTGGACAACTAAGCACATCACCAACAATGCCTATCTCACAACCGACGACTCCTGTTGTTACCCCAATTGATGGAAGGCCTTTTATTTTCCCTAACTCTGGATTGACCAACGGAGCAACACATCTGGGACCCAACAGCCAATTATTCCCACCCAAAAGCCCAATAGGTGGTGGCTGCACCATCATGTACCGCCTTGCAGCTGTCGTTTGTCACTATGGGGCTCATTCGTACGGACATTATGTTACTTTTCGTCGGGTGCCTGGTGATCGCTGGATAAGAGCAAGCGACGCCGATGTTGCAGAGGTTTCCTTGCGAGAAGTATTGAGCGAAACTGTGGGGACCTTTATGCTGTACTATGAGCGTGTGGAAGACGAAAAAACTGAACCAAGTGCCGAGCCTAATGGGACATACGAAGGTCAACATCCGATTGGGCTTGGTTCAACTCACACAACTTCGATGGTGCTCCCGGTTGGATCAAACGAAGACCAAACGTATCGGACACCTCGACCTACTATTCGTCCACGCGTCTTGCGCAGCGTCTCTATCATGTCGAATTCTCGGTCTACGACACGAGCAAATAGCACAGCTCCCGATATACTTGAAGTTGATGAACCCCCAACAACCCGACCAAGAACAGATACACCACAAAGGCCTCAAACGTCATCACAGTCTCAACCTTTAAGAGTCCAGAAATCTCCGCCTGTATCCCCTCGACGACAGCGTAGAGACTATTCTCCACAGCCGTTGACTCATGCTCAAGTCCCAGTAGCTTTATCGTCGTAG
- a CDS encoding DNA repair protein RAD8: MASIPDMFADIVQRMPELEKVSKHLNGRSLRVATMCSGTESPLLALGMISRAMAANGHTFKVEHVFSCEIEPFKQAYIERNFSPPILFRDVCELGGSTATTAYGALVDVPGNVDLLVAGTSCVDFSNLNNARLGIDAGGESSNTFHGMLNWVKRHRPAVVILENVCSAPWKEIVLKLESIDYAAQPARFDTKQYYIPHTRTRGYCVAFDSRAAKKCGLTGSRLSEDWLERVKNMARPASCPLDTFLLEGDDPRIWTARAKLVQDAGVDRRAAKTDWGRCESRHQKERFNKELGSKRPMTGWDESGFCQPPDYAWGDWWKAQVERVWDLSDILYLTFAQRGIDPLFKSMVWNLSQNVDRQDLRMRLGISPCLTPSMIPFLTARGGPMTGLEALSLQGLPIEELLLTRETEDQLMDLAGNAMSTTVVGTATCVALILGFKMLQPGNGETEMESAETLDTVEGHIIGEEGLEKRSLDLASTSGSDEKPLSLSELRELAANSVRLCICEGRTGVTNAVIKRCVACGASACARCAGRPEHEYVDVVFDGAKNEEVSADGQKVLHEPPRLLPRDFERALKKALPMCVQVEGIKKALEELGGDEDVEMADSGEEEDENKPKKSTKDSDSERRNIARKALRKITGVELRFVMLKRQEIWVAVYDAPSARLELHIYPHGPEWRLYGVPASDVPSGALERTVLAQPLARCTVPDNAKDMLAVKDWELSVPEARTFDVTIKGNDEQVPSWESRLGLQGRFHDKNVWRTLKLECGEFPDVEGEYRLLDKCGTAAGALHVRENDNGAPTYLFFDPSRGGDVALDSFVIARTTRRLEHGEARPIITKLSSRWRPKDVEEESVKCNVMEKWTKVSLEIKPASSQGAKVAVPAKAIEFTIEEDSCAKAHALLVCDVPLGPNPDAVWPRNQWVEVDKVHERGTYRAMTWLTERVRDLEHLSEWHTLASVDKDHYKNCERCAPTPPTILWYKYNRKNYAIEDKQQAGPYEQALKNRPSPFVTQLRYDEESERGTFRIGVNVATLMHSASARLPILNRTEPIVLSYRFTTNFVPPAKLNLPAFTMNSNRRDPEHTQPKKFKLELRREQLRSLHWMLAQESADAPAFVEEEISEAQLEPLGWRVEGKAERRVHIRGGVLADEVGYGKTAITLGLIACTLDKKNRIPDGTLLDGRIRTNATIIVVPPHLVLQWPSEVKKFTGKELKVVVAKDQKDLNNISIQDIIDADVVITASGIYKSDRHLENITAFAGEKDLPSADGRYFNARLDEAFNRLKEQTVCLKEQGARAVMQNMIEAVNQAGEEVDVVLKRRLKGKQYREKADGVRTPSPEPQPEPSSPVSSVAPPLTSPSESPPPEKSRPRPNGSKMVMEVVIPIKSSAKTVVAPEKTESHGKKRRATAHNPIVINSESEDEDGIQVTSDNKRKRGGPSKSKASTKKKAKRKATSDDEDFQDEAWSDSDPESSAAASESEDTEVVEISEDEKPKKGKAKVPVKPKAAVKPKRPPMKKRKTEEDEDSDSPDKQKKQIKEKKSRVQQDPWGLNTDEVRQDWKQMRSPPLEAFHFKRLVVDEYTYLDGKAHAVVTRLKADNNWVLSGTPPIHDFAAVKTIAVFLGLHLGIDDDSIGTSALVKKRRKEQTAAESFHSFRDVRSLEWHIRRHHVAQSFLDQFVRQNVAEIDEIPSKEHIEYITLPAAERAIYLELKHHLLAIDMNVKKTKKTDGDREKRLAEALGQSQSAEEALLKRCSHFELEVDIDNAVLECEAIVAERERQLEACKKELAKTLPEMQRQHALVLREQSEQTPFGDWVKVTKEKGVGDADASKIIIELIEEAGCSEGKGKLSATAASSGGAPEKKVKTSGKSVPKPDNIADRAWKLREDTHVLRKLVKELVARVRSHRFFLAVRDLQQDRAHQKIVDCPSCGRKNLPWEDIALLSSCGHMGCEECVRAATSMGSEVCVLARKTGPNEDGCSAGARDHNVVKASSLGKDEVHDRQGKHYGKKLEAIVNLIKVKIPKEERVLVFVQFPDLMKKVAAALSDNHIPFLQIQGTANAKSKALDSFQKADSKDRVLLLNVMDESASGANLTIANHAIFLSPLLTPSPHIYEAAETQAIGRVRRYGQTKLVHVWRFLTKDSIDTEIYEDRVIEQLKRCEPISEAQVKELCLKAREILIEEGNVQYVDAPVTICGDIHGQFFDLIELFKMGGFCPETNYLFMGDFVDRGFYSVETFLLLLAFKVRYPDRITLIRGNHESRQITQIRMIDRKQEVPHDGAMCDLLWSDPDDIADWGLSPRGAGFLFGAKVTKMFAHHNAIDLIARAHQLAMEGYKLMFDQTIVTVWSAPNYCYRCGNVASILELDENLRQEYKVFRHAPSDTRSIPAKRPPADYFL, from the exons ATGGCATCCATCCCCGATATGTTTGCAGATATTGTCCAGCGAATGCCAGAGCTTGAAAAGGTATCCAAGCATCTCAACGGACGATCTCTCCGCGTGGCTACCATGTGTAGTGGCACTGAATCTCCACTGCTCGCCCTGGGGATGATATCGCGTGCCATGGCTGCAAATGGTCATACATTCAAAGTCGAGCATGTGTTTTCTTGCGAGATCGAGCCGTTCAAGCAGGCCTATATCGAGCGTAATTTCAGTCCCCCCATTCTGTTCCGTGACGTGTGTGAGCTTGGTGGAAGTACCGC TACGACCGCTTATGGTGCGCTAGTAGACGTCCCAGGCAATGTGGATTTGCTTGTTGCCGGTACATCATGTGTCGATTTCTCTAATCTTAACAACGCGAGACTGGGCATTGATGCAGGCGGAGA GTCTTCAAACACTTTCCATGGAATGCTGAATTGGGTCAAACGGCATCGCCCTGCTGTTGTGATTTTAGAAAACGTTTGCAGCGCACCTTGGAAAGAG ATTGTACTTAAACTGGAATCTATCGACTATGCTGCCCAACCAGCGCGTTTTGACACCAAACAGTATTATATACCCCACACTCGCACTCGTGGTTACTGTGTTGCATTTGACAGTCGTGCAGCCAAGAAGTGTGGTTTAACTGGCTCACGCCTTTCGGAGGACTGGTTGGAGCGTGTCAAGAACATGGCCCGCCCTGCAAGCTGTCCCTTGGATACATTTTTACTTGAGGGTGACGATCCCAGGATCTGGACGGCAAGGGCCAAGCTCGTACAAGATGCTGGTGTGGATCGTCGAGCCGCTAAAACAGACTGGGGACGGTGCGAGAGCCGACATCAAAAGGAGAGATTCAACAAGGAGCTGGGTTCTAAACGACCAATGACAGGATGGGACGAAA GCGGCTTCTGTCAGCCACCAGACTATGCTTGGGGAGATTGGTGGAAGGCTCAGGTCGAGCGCGTTTGGGACTTGTCGGATATTTTGTACCTCACATTTGCTCAACGAGGAATTGATCCATTGTTCAAATC GATGGTCTGGAATTTATCTCAAAATGTCGACCGTCAAGATCTTCGAATGCGCCTGGGGATTTCCCCTTGCTTGACTCCCAGCATGATTCCCTTCCTCACTGCTCGTGGAGGACCTATGACCGGCCTCGAGGCACTGTCCCTCCAGGGGCTACCAATCGAGGAGCTCCTGCTCACACGCGAAACCGAAGACCAACTTATGGACCTCGCCGGCAATGCCATGAGTACCACCGTTGTTGGCACTGCCACATGTGTTGCACTCATCCTGGGCTTCAAGATGCTTCAGCCTGGAAACGGAGAGACAGAAATGGAATCTGCAGAAACTCTCGATACCGTCGAGGGCCATATTATAGGCGAAGAAGGACTCGAAAAACGCTCATTGGATTTGGCTAGCACATCCGGTTCCGATGAAAAGCCCCTCTCTTTGTCCGAACTACGTGAGCTGGCAGCAAATTCTGTTCGCCTGTGTATCTGCGAGGGGCGAACGGGGGTGACAAACGCGGTGATCAAGCGTTGCGTTGCGTGTGGTGCCTCTGCTTGTGCTCGATGCGCTGGGCGACCCGAACATGAATACGTTGATGTCGTTTTCGACGGAGCCAAAAATGAAGAGGTGAGCGCCGATGGCCAGAAGGTGCTCCATGAACCTCCGAGGTTATTACCCCGTGACTTTGAGCGTGCATTGAAGAAGGCTTTGCCGATGTGCGTTCAAGTTGAGGGTATCAAAAAGGCGTTAGAAGAATTAGGTGGCGACGAAGACGTTGAAATGGCTGATTCAGGCGAAGAAGAGGACGAAAATAAGCCAAAGAAGTCGACCAAGGACTCGGACAGCGAAAGGCGTAACATTGCGCGTAAGGCTCTTCGGAAGATTACAGGCGTCGAGTTGCGTTTCGTCATGCTCAAGCGTCAAGAAATTTGGGTCGCGGTCTACGATGCCCCTAGCGCACGCTTGGAGCTCCATATTTACCCCCATGGTCCCGAATGGCGACTTTATGGCGTTCCTGCAAGTGATGTGCCCAGTGGCGCCCTAGAACGAACCGTTCTTGCACAACCGCTAGCTCGTTGTACCGTCCCAGACAATGCGAAGGATATGCTCGCCGTCAAGGATTGGGAACTCTCCGTTCCAGAGGCACGTACATTTGATGTTACTATCAAGGGGAACGACGAGCAAGTGCCGAGTTGGGAATCGCGCCTCGGTCTTCAAGGTCGATTCCATGACAAGAATGTCTGGCGTACGTTGAAGCTTGAGTGCGGTGAGTTCCCTGACGTCGAGGGCGAATACCGTCTTTTGGACAAATGTGGAACCGCCGCTGGAGCACTGCATGTTCGCGAGAACGATAACGGAGCGCCAACGTACCTATTCTTCGATCCGTCGCGGGGTGGAGATGTAGCTCTCGATAGCTTCGTCATTGCTAGGACAACACGCAGGCTGGAGCATGGCGAAGCCCGACCCATTATTACCAAGTTGAGCAGTCGCTGGAGGCccaaggacgtcgaggaggaatCGGTGAAATGTAACGTTATGGAGAAATGGACAAAGGTCTCACTGGAAATCAAG CCTGCATCTAGCCAAGGCGCGAAGGTTGCTGTTCCAGCGAAGGCAATCGAGTTTACAATCGAAGAGGATTCATGTGCTAAGGCGCATGCCCTCCTTGTATGCGATGTTCCCCTTGGTCCTAACCCTGACGCTGTCTGGCCACGTAACCAATGGGTCGAAGTTGATAAAGTCCACGAACGTGGGACGTACCGCGCTATGACCTGGTTAACGGAACGGGTGAGGGACCTTGAGCATCTATCGGAATGGCATACACTCGCCTCTGTCGACAAGGATCATTATAAAAACTGCGAACGCTGTGCCCCGACCCCTCCTACTATTCTCTGGTACAAGTACAACCGAAAAAACTATGCCATTGAGGACAAGCAACAAGCTGGGCCGTATGAGCAGGCGTTGAAGAATCGTCCTTCGCCATTTGTTACTCAACTCCGCTATGACGAAGAATCCGAGCGAGGGACTTTCAGGATCGGGGTCAATGTTGCCACGCTCATGCATTCCGCTTCTGCAAGGCTGCCCATACTCAACCGAACAGAACCCATAGTCCTATCCTACCGCTTCACCACCAATTTCGTACCACCTGCCAAGTTGAACCTGCCTGCATTTACGATGAATAGTAATAGACGGGACCCCGAACATACGCAACCGAAGAAGTTCAAGCTCGAACTACGTCGAGAACAACTTCGCTCTCTACATTGGATGTTGGCGCAGGAGTCCGCCGATGCGCCCGCGTTTGTCGAAGAAGAAATCTCGGAGGCTCAACTCGAGCCGCTTGGATGGCGTGTGGAAGGCAAGGCAGAACGACGAGTTCATATCCGCGGAGGTGTATTGGCCGACGAAGTCGGATATGGTAAAACTGCGATTACACTTGGTCTTATCGCGTGCACATTGGACAAGAAGAATCGTATTCCTGATGGCACCCTTCTGGATGGACGAATTCGTACAAATGCGACTATTATTGTAGTACCCCCGCATCTGGTGCTTCAGTGGCCATCCGAAGTCAAGAAATTCACCGGCAAGGAGCTCAAGGTTGTGGTGGCCAAGGATCAGAAGGACCTGAACAACATTAGTATTCAGGATATAATTGATGCGGACGTAGTCATAACTGCCTCTGGAATCTACAAGAGTGACCGTCATCTAGAAAACATTACGGCATTCGCAGGCGAAAAGGATCTTCCCAGTGCCGACGGGCGTTATTTCAATGCCAGACTGGACGAGGCATTTAATAGGCTCAAGGAGCAAACCGTCTGCCTGAAAGAGCAGGGAGCCAGGGCTGTGATGCAAAACATGATTGAGGCTGTCAATCAAG CCGGTGAAGAAGTGGATGTTGTACTCAAGCGACGACTCAAGGGGAAACAATATCGAGAGAAAGCTGATGGTGTGCGAACTCCTTCGCCTGAACCTCAACCTGAACCATCATCTCCTGTGTCGTCTGTTGCTCCCCCTTTGACTTCTCCATCTGAATCTCCTCCCCCAGAGAAATCCCGACCACGGCCCAACGGTTCCAAGATGGTGATGGAGGTTGTTATCCCGATCAAATCATCTGCTAAAACCGTCGTGGCTCCTGAGAAGACCGAGAGTCATGGCAAGAAGCGTCGAGCTACAGCACACAATCCCATCGTAATTAACTCAGAATccgaggatgaagacggaATTCAGGTGACGTCTGATAACAAGCGAAAACGAGGTGGCCCCAGCAAATCCAAAGCATCTACAAAAAAGAAAGCCAAACGCAAGGCCACATCTGACGATGAAGATTTCCAGGATGAGGCTTGGAGTGACTCCGACCCTGAGTCATCGGCCGCAGCTAGCGAAAGCGAAGATACTGAGGTGGTCGAAATCTCCGAGGACGAAAAACCTAAGAAAGGCAAGGCAAAAGTTCCCGTAAAACCAAAAGCCGCCGTCAAACCCAAACGACCGCCAATGAAGAAGCGCAAGACCGAGGAGGACGAAGACTCAGACTCTCCAGATAAACAGAAAAAACAGATCAAAGAAAAGAAGTCACGAGTCCAGCAAGATCCTTGGGGCCTTAACACAGACGAGGTCCGCCAAgactggaaacagatgcgaTCCCCTCCACTCGAAGCTTTCCATTTCAAGCGTTTAGTAGTTGACGAATATACATACTTGGACGGCAAGGCCCACGCTGTTGTTACTCGGCTTAAGGCTGATAATAACTGGGTGTTGTCTGGCACGCCCCCAATTCACGACTTCGCTGCTGTGAAGACCATTGCGGTATTCCTTGGGTTACACCTTGGTATCGACGACGACAGTATAGGCACCTCGGCTCTGGTGAAGAAACGGAGGAAGGAACAAACTG CGGCGGAGAGCTTCCATTCTTTCCGCGATGTACGAAGTCTCGAATGGCATATTCGACGACACCACGTGGCCCAGTCTTTCCTAGATCAATTTGTTCGCCAG AACGTAGCTGAAATCGATGAGATCCCGTCAAAGGAACATATCGAATACATCACCTTACCTGCGGCGGAGCGTGCTATCTATTTGGAGCTCAAACATCACCTACTTGCCATTGACATGAACGTCAAGAAAACCAAAAAAACTGATGGTGATCGAGAAAAGCGTCTGGCAGAAGCCCTGGGTCAAAGCCA GTCTGCTGAAGAGGCCTTATTGAAACGCTGCTCTCATTTTGAGCTCGAGGTTGACATTGACAATGCAGTGCTCGAATGCGAGGCAATCGTTGCAGAGCGAGAACGACAGCTTGAAGCATGTAAAAAAGAATTGGCCAAGACACTTCCAGAGATGCAAAGGCAACATGCGCTTGTGCTTCGTGAACAATCTGAACAAACGCCCTTCGGAGACTGGGTGAAGGTGACCAAGGAAAAGGGTGTAGGGGATGCCGATGCGAGCAAGATTATTATCGAGCTTATCGAGGAGGCTGGTTGCAGCGAAGGCAAAGGCAAATTATCTGCAACCGCTGCTTCAAGTGGAGGTGCGCCTGAAAAGAAGGTGAAGACCTCTGGAAAGAGCGTGCCCAAGCCGGATAATATCGCCGACCGAGCTTGGAAACTCCGCGAGGATACCCACGTACTACGGAAGCTCGTCAAGGAATTAGTCGCGCGGGTCCGTTCACAccgcttcttccttgctGTCCGTGACTTGCAGCAAGATCGTGCGCACCAGAAGATTGTCGATTGCCCCTCTTGTGGCCGCAAAAACCTCCCTTGGGAAGACATTGCACTACTATCTTCTTGTGGTCATATGGGTTGTGAGGAGTGCGTACGTGCTGCTACGTCCATGGGTAGCGAAGTTTGCGTTCTTGCGCGTAAAACTGGTCCTAATGAAGATGGGTGCTCTGCTGGCGCCCGCGACCACAATGTTGTAAAGGCTAGTAGTCTAGGGAAGGATGAAGTACATGACCGACAAGGAAAGCACTATGGGAAGAAATTAGAGGCAATCGTGAACTTGATTAA AGTCAAGATACCCAAAGAAGAACGGGTCCTAGTTTTTGTTCAATTTCCGGATCTGATGAAGAAAGTTGCGGCTGCGCTCTCGGACAACCATATTCCCTTCCTtcaaatccaaggcactgCCAACGCAAAATCCAAGGCACTCGACTCCTTCCAAAAAGCCGATAGCAAGGACCGAGTTTTATTGCTCAATGTAATGGACGAATCAGCGAGCGGAGC taatctcacaatCGCAAACCATGCCATTTTCCTCTCACCCCTTCTCACCCCGTCACCTCACATTTACGAAGCAGCTGAGACACAAGCGATTGGGCGTGTCCGTCGCTACGGCCAGACGAAATTGGTGCATGTGTGGCGTTTCCTCACGAAAGATTCGATCGATACGGAAATTTATGAGGACCGCGTA ATTGAACAACTTAAAAGATGCGAACCAATTTCGGAAGCCCAGGTTAAGGAGCTATGTCTGAAGGCGCGAGAGATCCTTATTGAGGAGGGAAACGTCCAATATGTTGACGCACCTGTAACG ATATGCGGTGATATACATGGCCAATTTTTCGATCTCATAGAGCTCTTCAAAATGGGTGGCTTTTGTCCGGAAACGAATTATCTATTCATGG GAGATTTTGTGGATCGTGGGTTCTATAGCGTTGAGACCTTCTTGCTCCTCCTTGCCTTTAAAGTTCGCTATCCTGACCGAATCACTTTGATTCGAGGCAACCACGAGTCCCGGCAAATTACCCAG ATTCGAATGATCGACCGAAAACAAGAGGTTCCTCATGATGGTGCCATGTGCGATTTGCTGTGGTCTGATCCAGATGACATCGCAGATTGGGGACTGAGCCCTCGGGGCGCCGGTTTCCTGTTTGGAGCGAAGGTTACTAAAATGTTTGCGCACCACAATGCCATCGACCTAATTGCAAGGGCGCACCAACTGGCTATGGAAGGATACAAACTTATGTTTGATCAAACTATTGTTACGGTTTGGAGTGCTCCGAATTACTGCTATAG ATGTGGTAATGTTGCATCTATTCTAGAACTGGACGAGAATTTGCGgcaagaatacaaagtattTAGACACGCTCCATCG GATACCCGTTCTATCCCTGCCAAGCGACCTCCGGCGGATTATTTTCTCTAA